AAAGTCATGGGTACAATGGGTATTTGATGTTCAATTGCTAAACGGAAGGCACCATTTTTGAATTCACTCAAAACAATGTCTTCGTGAGGGACTAACCCCTCAGGAAAAATGGCAATGCTTAAGCCTTGATCTAATTTCTTTTGGGCTAAAATATATACTCTTTTCCGACTTTCAGCATTACTTCTGTCCACCCAAATACTTGTTTTTCTAAAAATGTATCCAAATAAGGGCAGTTTTACCAATTCCTTTTTACCAACGAACACGGCTGGGTTTTTCATAACTGACAACATTAACATCACATCAATTAGAGAGGCGTGGTTCGCAATAAACAAATAGCTTTCACCAGGAATTATTTCTTCTTCTGTCTCAACTACAGGTTTAAAACCCATCACAAAGATGATGGTTTTACCCCAAGCCTTGGCAATTTTAAAAAAAGTAGGATATAAACTATCGAAAGAGATTACTACAATTAAAACGGGTAACGCAACGAGGATTGAAAAAAATACCCATCCATAAAACCAAATACGCCAAAATACGCGAAAAATATTTTTTAATAATTTCATTGGGGTAAATTTAGGGAATCTGTATAAACTCCAATGTGTAAATTTAAAATCTCAAAAAAGACGGGAATATTATTTTTGAAATTTGTTTTTTAGAATTTGAAATATTGTGATTTGTGATTTGTACTTTTGCTTTAGAAAAATAAGTTATGTCAAGAATTCTTACAGGGGTACAAAGTACCGGAACACCACATTTAGGCAATTTGTTAGGAGCTATTATACCAGCCATTGAAATGTCTAATGATCCATCAAATGATTCGTTTTTGTTTATTGCGAACATGCATACATTAACACAAATAAAAGATGGAGCTATTATAAAGCAAAATACGTATAGCACAGCAGCAGTATGGTTAGCATTTGGAGTAGATATAAATAAAACGGTTTTTTATCGACAAAGTGACGTACCGCAAGTAACAGAATTATCTTGGTATTTAAGTTGTTTTTATCCGTATCAGCGTTTAACATTGGCACATGGCTTTAAAGATAAAGCAGACAGATTAGATGATGTTAATGCGGGGTTATTTACCTATCCAATGTTAATGGCAGCAGATATTTTATTGTATGATGCTGAGGTAGTGCCTGTAGGAAAAGATCAATTGCAGCATTTAGAAATGAGTAGAGATGTGGCCAATCGTTTTAATCATAAAATGGGAGATACATTGGTGCCACCTGAAGCTAAAATAGAAGAAAATGTGAAAATTGTACCTGGTTTGGATGGTGAGAAGATGAGCAAATCGCGTGGCAATGAGATTAATTTATTTTTG
The nucleotide sequence above comes from Aureibaculum algae. Encoded proteins:
- a CDS encoding lysophospholipid acyltransferase family protein → MKLLKNIFRVFWRIWFYGWVFFSILVALPVLIVVISFDSLYPTFFKIAKAWGKTIIFVMGFKPVVETEEEIIPGESYLFIANHASLIDVMLMLSVMKNPAVFVGKKELVKLPLFGYIFRKTSIWVDRSNAESRKRVYILAQKKLDQGLSIAIFPEGLVPHEDIVLSEFKNGAFRLAIEHQIPIVPMTFYDVKKRFSWTFFSGWPGKLRVKIHNFIQTEGLTIDDMESIKKEAFDTIYTELVNDINDEK
- the trpS gene encoding tryptophan--tRNA ligase, coding for MSRILTGVQSTGTPHLGNLLGAIIPAIEMSNDPSNDSFLFIANMHTLTQIKDGAIIKQNTYSTAAVWLAFGVDINKTVFYRQSDVPQVTELSWYLSCFYPYQRLTLAHGFKDKADRLDDVNAGLFTYPMLMAADILLYDAEVVPVGKDQLQHLEMSRDVANRFNHKMGDTLVPPEAKIEENVKIVPGLDGEKMSKSRGNEINLFLDDKKLRKVIMKIQTDSTPMEEPKDPDTCNLFALYKLVADEEQIADMRANYLGSNYGYGHAKQAFYDLLITKYAKERELYQYYMNNLDEIDKALEIGAVKATKVASEVLGRVREKLGY